In a single window of the Necator americanus strain Aroian chromosome X, whole genome shotgun sequence genome:
- a CDS encoding hypothetical protein (NECATOR_CHRX.G21534.T1): protein MLSSDNNTINEIRAIVNDSVTKFHKTVLPSAFLCFALGTCRTANTFYMECMRNNVQHWMTFFGDEPQKMTNKLSDALFIYRRVDNILQALHNALITAEDQVTSECARRFTDVTTCSKCLTDDSVGYCRSSCQRAAFGCLENLARNWETNIDQLYELTRNFEEGFQQLVQGIMDGMRKLVESKAPKLAKVVVSKCGPLLKNNAYMTPSTLNKPQKPKEVNAKTKELVEQLRTLRKCWAQIADRTCSEASEQSFCWNGTNIVRLQVADDFSIGTKDVRPRPKETWLESSGHPYDTDDEDFIGGSGSGMPVEEVHDDATVYTIAPVHTSPATSPPMMPPVHVEDVTRVFPQAFSWTAFSILLLAVLLFH, encoded by the exons AATAACACAATAAATGAAATTCGTGCAATTGTGAACGATAGTGTGACGAAGTTCCACAAGACTGTCTTACCGTCagcatttttatgttttgccCTTGGCACATGCAG GACAGCTAACACTTTTTATATGGAATGCATGAGAAATAATGTGCAACATTGGATGACGTTCTTTGGTGACGAACCTCAGAAAATGACGAACAA gcTTTCTGAtgcattgtttatttatcgTCGAGTGGATAACATCCTTCAAGCATTGCATAACGCTCTAATCACTGCTGAAGATCAGGTGACATCTGAATGTGCACGACGATTTACGGATGTAACTACATGTTCGAAATGTCTTACCGATGATAGTGTTGGATACTGTAG AAGTTCCTGTCAGCGAGCTGCATTTGGTTGTCTGGAGAATCTGGCACGAAACTGGGAGACAAATATAGATCAGCTGTACGAGCTtacaagaaattttgaagaaggcTTTCAACAG CTCGTCCAAGGTATCATGGATGGAATGCGTAAGCTTGTTGAATCAAAAGCTCCGAAGCTGGCCAAAGTTGTTGTGAGCAAATGTGGTCCACTGCTCAAAAATAATGCTTATATGACGCCATCCACTTTGAACAAACCTCAGAAGCCTAAAGAAGTCAACGCAAAGACGAAGGAACTTGTTGAACAG ttaCGCACTTTGCGGAAGTGTTGGGCGCAGATTGCCGACCGGACGTGTTCGGAGGCTTCGGAGCAGTCGTTTTGTTGGAATGGGACCAACATAGTTAG ATTGCAAGTTGCTGACGACTTCAGTATCGGTACAAAAGATGTTCGCCCTCGACCCAAG GAGACGTGGCTGGAATCATCCGGTCATCCATACGATACGGATGACGAAGATTTTATCGGCGGCTCCGGATCGGGGATGCCAGTCGAGGAGGTGCATGACGATGCGACTGTCTATACGATAGCACCTG TTCACACATCACCAGCCACATCACCACCGATGATGCCGCCTGTACATGTGGAGGATGTTACTCGAGTTTTCCCTCAGGCATTCTCCTGGACAGCTTTTAGCATTTTACTATTAGCTGTTCTGTTGTTCCACTGA